One genomic window of Moorella glycerini includes the following:
- a CDS encoding aminotransferase class I/II-fold pyridoxal phosphate-dependent enzyme, giving the protein MTITCGFEAQRFINPLVKNLPPSGIRRFFDLVASTRGVISLGVGEPDFVTPWHIREACVQSLERGYTMYTSNYGLPELRQAIAGYLAERFGLSYDPQKQVMVTIGASEAVDLALRTVINPGDEVLIPEPCYVSYRPITQLAGGVPVTVPTTMADEFALTAARLEKYITPRTKVLILCFPNNPTGAVLNEAEMQAIAALVKKYNLLVISDEIYAELRYDGPPRSFAALPGMQERTILVSGFSKAFAMTGWRVGYVAAHPDFLAAMVKIHQYTILCAPVMGQMAALEALRHGRQDVQRMVAEYDRRRRLVVSRLREMGLECFEPRGAFYVFPSIKVTGLTSTQFAEELLKEEKVAVVPGPAFGSSGEGFIRCSYATSLAELTEAMNRMERFVARRLAFKHRAVAHA; this is encoded by the coding sequence ATGACCATTACTTGCGGTTTTGAGGCCCAGCGCTTTATTAATCCCCTGGTCAAAAATCTACCACCTTCAGGTATCCGCCGCTTCTTTGACCTGGTAGCCAGCACCCGGGGGGTTATTTCCCTGGGCGTGGGGGAACCGGATTTTGTCACCCCCTGGCACATCCGGGAAGCCTGCGTCCAATCCCTGGAGCGGGGTTATACCATGTATACCTCCAACTACGGCCTGCCCGAATTACGCCAGGCCATAGCCGGCTACCTGGCGGAACGTTTTGGCTTAAGTTACGATCCCCAGAAGCAAGTCATGGTCACCATTGGTGCCAGCGAAGCTGTTGACCTGGCCTTGCGGACGGTCATCAATCCTGGCGACGAAGTCCTGATCCCCGAACCCTGTTATGTTTCCTACCGGCCCATCACCCAGCTGGCCGGCGGTGTTCCCGTGACGGTACCTACTACCATGGCTGATGAATTTGCCTTGACGGCGGCGCGGCTGGAAAAATATATCACCCCCCGTACCAAGGTCCTGATCCTGTGTTTTCCTAACAATCCCACCGGTGCCGTCCTTAATGAGGCCGAAATGCAGGCTATCGCCGCCCTGGTAAAGAAGTATAACCTGCTGGTGATCAGCGACGAAATCTATGCCGAACTGCGCTACGACGGCCCGCCCCGGTCCTTTGCCGCCCTCCCCGGCATGCAGGAACGGACCATCCTGGTCAGCGGCTTTTCCAAGGCCTTTGCCATGACCGGCTGGCGGGTGGGTTATGTGGCCGCCCACCCCGACTTCCTGGCCGCCATGGTCAAGATCCACCAGTATACCATCCTCTGTGCCCCGGTGATGGGACAGATGGCCGCCCTGGAGGCCCTGCGCCACGGGCGCCAGGATGTGCAGCGGATGGTGGCCGAGTATGACCGGCGCCGCCGCCTGGTCGTCAGTCGCCTGCGGGAAATGGGCCTGGAGTGTTTTGAACCCCGGGGCGCATTTTACGTTTTCCCATCCATTAAAGTTACGGGTTTAACGTCCACCCAATTTGCCGAAGAACTCCTGAAAGAAGAAAAGGTGGCCGTTGTCCCCGGCCCGGCCTTTGGCAGCAGCGGGGAAGGCTTTATCCGCTGTTCCTACGCTACTTCCCTGGCCGAGCTGACAGAAGCCATGAACCGGATGGAACGCTTTGTCGCCCGCCGCCTGGCCTTCAAGCACCGGGCCGTGGCCCACGCTTAA
- a CDS encoding Lrp/AsnC family transcriptional regulator — translation MRKKILELLENNGKLTAKEIAVMLALPVDQVAKEITAMEEEKIILRYHTLINWEKAGAEEVAALIDVKVTPQQDVGFDEIAGRIYRYPEVKSVFLMSGSYDLSVLVQGKSLKEVATFVSQKLATLEHVQSTVTHFILKRYKQDGVIFEDQEADRRQVLQP, via the coding sequence ATGCGTAAAAAAATACTCGAACTTCTGGAAAATAACGGTAAATTAACCGCTAAAGAAATAGCCGTCATGCTGGCCCTGCCGGTAGATCAGGTAGCTAAAGAAATTACCGCCATGGAGGAAGAAAAAATCATCTTACGCTACCACACCTTGATTAACTGGGAAAAGGCCGGCGCAGAAGAGGTGGCGGCCTTAATCGATGTCAAAGTAACGCCCCAGCAGGATGTGGGCTTTGACGAGATTGCCGGCCGTATCTACCGTTACCCGGAAGTAAAATCCGTTTTCCTGATGTCCGGCAGCTATGACCTTTCCGTCCTGGTCCAGGGCAAGAGCCTCAAGGAGGTGGCCACCTTTGTTTCCCAGAAGCTGGCTACCCTGGAACACGTCCAGAGTACAGTGACCCATTTTATCCTGAAAAGGTATAAACAGGATGGGGTTATCTTTGAAGATCAAGAAGCAGACCGGAGGCAGGTGTTGCAACCATGA